ACAATCAtcattctcatttaaaaagaTACACTAAATAGGCTAGTTATTCTAAGAAAATTCACTCTGTACAGACAGCCTCCTCAATTTATAATGGTGTGGAAGTGATACTGTCCTTGAATGTTGGAATTGTTGTCTTTTCTTGAGCTAGCAATATGTGGTTTGACAGTTTCTTGGAATGCTGGGCATTAACAGTAAGCCACAGCTCTTCTGCCAGTTACAGGATCACAAAGGTAAATACTCTCGCTAAGctacaaaattcagaaaattaattGTATtcaatgcattttattttcaagttacaATGGAGCCTCATGCCTACCAGGATAATAAACTGGTAATTACATTAGGATAGATTTTTGACAAGAacattttttactatttattaaataattaatttttatgggTCAAAATTTTggttaaatacatatataatgtagaAATATACTTTTACAAGGGGAAAGCCTGAATTTAGATCAATGGTCATTGAATGATAAAAACTGTTTTCTCATATGCATTTCATTCAGGGCATAgattaaatgtaagcaaacattttagttaaaaatactagtcttagccgggcggtggtggctcacgcctttaatcccagcactcgggacgcagaggcaggcggatctctgagttcgagaccagcctggtctacaagagctagttccaggacaggctccaaagctacagaaaaaccctgtctcgaaaaacaaaaaacaaaacaaaaaaaatactagTCTTTAAATATATCAAgcattattttgtattatttcctGTGGTTTTCATCATAGAATTTGTGATAATTTATAGCAATGcatgataaaattaaatatatatcaaaaataataaaaactgaaataacagaGTAGTTGAAATAttattctaaaaagaaatttCCAAGGCTGGTAAATCCTAGATGATGCACACACTAACTTAACAATCCTTAAGCTAGCACAACGAAAGCGTTCTTGTATCTCAAAGCACTGCTTTACATTGGCCTCCAAGTGGCAATTTACGTCATAAAGTTCAAAACTCTTCTGACCTTGTACTTAGCTCTATGAAATACAACTAATTGTTTTaatattatcaaaattaaaaatatatttttgggcTATACAATCTTTGGAATCAAACTGAATATAGAGAAAGTATCCATGAGGCAGTTATCACAGCCACAAGACAAGCTCATCCTATGAGAAAGCTGTAGTTTACTGAGGTTTACAAATAGATGGTAAAACAGACTAAGTAAATTGACTGtagcaggcagaggaggaggaacacAGCTGAAACTACTTATCAGCAATATAGGCCAGAAATTTTGCTGCTGAGGTCCTGAGCCTTGGATTTTCTTCCAGTTTGGCCTATGTGTGGGGTAGTTATAGTTCTGGGTTTTTCACATAGAATCAATTTTCATGACTTGTCTATGTCATCTTTGCACTAATTACCTAATGATTGATTAACTTGCATCTGTTAATAAATCAACTAATAAGTTTAAATTAAACTTAGGCATGCTTAGAATTTGGAGTTGATCCTAACCAGTCCTAACATAACACTTGGGATTCTCAAACTATTTATTCATAATAATTAGTTAATGGACAACATAATGCCAACAATTCAAGCAAAAGATGACTTGATGAGCAAAGATGACTACAGAGTTCTAGTAGCTCTCATATACTAGAAAATTTTGCTTTACAACCTTTCTTACAAGAATGGACAAACAACCTTATCTTGGATACTAATTCCAATAAATGGTTACCAGTTTGTCTAAAGGTGAGTTGTTTAAGCTTGGGGTGCAGTGCAGTGGAGGATCGCTTACATAGTATGTGTGCTGGCCCTTGGGTTTGAGTGCCCAGACCAACCtgctaaaaataaagttattgaaAAGTATCCCAAGGCCATGTCTGGTCTTTGCAGAAAAAGACAACAAAGATCattaaaaataactctgagaCTCAGTTGCAGAGCTAAAGTCAAATTTTAAGAACTTCTGGTATTCGTCAGAGTAAATTAGGGATTTGAATAATTTTTAGTAATTGACTAATGCTAGCATATATGAAAAGATACTCGGTGAACTAGAAATCTTAATTAACAACTAAAATTGGGAGTTTGACACAGGTTATATTTAAACATAGCAGAACTCCACATAAAGCAATCAAATGGATTGGGCCCCAGAAAAGTAGGTTTAGTCCTCTATAGTGTAAAAGGCCATTCATTGTGGTCTATTTCTTAGTGCCTTAAATCTGACAAGAGCATGACTTGGGCTCTCTCATACCCATTCCAGTTCTTAAACTCACTCAAATGTGAAAATGCCTTTATTCAGGAAGTCAGAATATGGTCAACCTTATGCCAGATGATGGTCATACTTCATGACACAGGCCTTTCTAATCAGGATAAACTCAGGTTCCATTTCTGTTCTGACAGTTTTGTTCTGCCTCATCCATGGGTAATCTAATAAAGTTCTAACCTTCCTAAAAAGATAATTTGTGTTAGCTAAATAAAGAAAGCACCCAAGGACACCCCAGAGCCTATACACCATTGGGCTGTTTAAGATTTGTAATACTATGTTGACCTGGGCCTCTGGCAGCACAATACATCATGCCAGGGACACAGACGGAGGGGCTGCTCACTTTGATataagatgggggagggaggcttgTTTACCTCCCTTCCACTAGGCCTCACTTCCTAAGGGCCCCACCTTCCAATAGCGCAGGCAAACAAGCTTTAGCACTTAGGCCTTGGAGTGCATTTAGGAGGGAACCCACAGTGTGAGGTGAATGTAACATGGTCAGAAGGAAGGTAGAGGGGAAAATGTAACATGTTAGAGTAAGAAAATTTACTACACCATTCCTTGAAAATGGGTGATAATATGCATAGGTGTTGATCTAAAAACACGTCTTATGACTCAACTTATTACTggctaaatttttttaataagattTCCTTATAAATTCCATATTCAATTATGAAAACTATTATATCAACATATGAGCAAAGCCATAGGAAGAAATGCATTACCTGTACATAATAGGATAAAAACTGGGAAACCTGAGCTGTAATTATTCTAGAAGCAAACTGCTCACTTTGTCCAAACTTCAATTTCTGAAACTACTATAAAGCACAGTGTGTAAACTCAAAGTCTACAGTGCTCACCACTGCATGGTGGAGTCCCACAGTAATATAAACTCATTGGGAAACTCATTTTGAGACCTTCTGGCTTTTGGTTAAAAAACAAAGGATTGTGAATCTtggaagtattttatttattcaatgttgaaCTCAAACCCAACGAACGAAAGGTGAGTAAGGTGTGGAAGTTAGGTAAATTTAAATTGGCAGTGTCCTTCTGACAAAACACAAACCAGCAAGGTTGTGCGGTTGTGTTTTCTTGCCATTTACTGTTAATAAGTTCTGTACTTTAGACAACaaagtctatttttattaatctaaaatgaaaacatggtaaagcctttgaaatattttagaacaTTGTGGAAGATTAAACAAGCTTTTATTAGATGCTGATAATTCATGAACTGCATTGAACACTCACAGCTTCAGATGCAAATGAACTTAAAGGGGATTCTGTTTCTGCTCCCTTCCTATGCCAATATGCAGAGCCTATTAGACAGACTATAAAAACTAGGATAGCATCTGGTGCTCCACGCAGCAACACACTCTGTGGCTTCCTAATTCACTagtttggagaaagaagaaaaaccttcCTGAGATCAAGACAAAATACTTTGTTTAGTCCTCCACAATGACTTAATAGCGTGTACTGTGTGTGCTATGCGGGATCTTTGAAAAGCCTTCCAGCACTAACATCCCATAGTTCTTGGCTATTACTGTAACTAAAGTAGAGCATTCCTTAAGTTGAACACGTTTTACCTCAGGAATCTGCCTTGAGATTTCAGcatacaatatagacaaaaagGCACGAGGTAAAGTATTTGTGTTACCTTTCatattcgttcattcattcatttctgtggcacaagtctttaatcatagcacttggaaggcagctgcagaaggatctctgtgagactgtggccagcctggtctacaaagagcttcaggctagccagagctagacaagtgagactgtgtctcaaacaacgttcttttaaaattatgtgtatgaatgtgagcCTGGGCATATGTGAATGCAGATGTCCCCAGAATCTAGAAAGGGGGCCACAGCACCCCTGGAGTTGGGATACTGGCTGGAGCTTGTGAGCAGTGCAGCccgggtcctgggaactgaactcaggccttgtCCTCTAACcgctctctccagcctcacttttaatattctttacaCATAAAATGTCATTTCGTTTCATTCTCAAATACCGCAGGAAACTTTGTAACTTGGGCAGTTTTAAGGGCTAGCTAGAGTATCTGGGCAAGCTGTAGGACCAAACTCAAACCACAGCTTCTTACACATTCACTGAGAGCTGGGTGAAAAGCCGAACTCCCTGCGGACGTTTTTGCGAACTGATAATAACTGGTCAGTCAAGCGATTTGTCGGCCGAGATAGCAGGACTGACGACGAAACTCAAGTTAGAGACGTCAGGTCTCAGCCGGGACACTGGAGCTTGAACTAATTAAAAGCTTAAGTGTTTTCTCCTGAAAAGCCCTCTGGGGTTTAGTTACAAGCACAAAGTAAGCGATTACAGCGACATCAGAAGAGCAAACGTTCCCTAAACGCAAACGCTTTATTTGAAAAGCACGGGGACTAATTCCCGGAAGAGCGCGGGAACAGGAAGCGTGGCGGGCGGCTGGTCCCGCGGCCCGGGCCGGGCGGTTACGGGCCCTGCGGCGCCCCGGGGTCGCCCGTTGGACGGGTCCCCCGGTGCCAGGCTGAGCCCGGGGACGCGTGGGCCTGCGTCCCGGGGCCGTGTTTGTCCTCACCCCGCCGCCGGCTCCGTGAGGGAAACCGAGGCCCGCCGCTCCGCCACCGGGCTCTCGGTACCTCCCGGGCTGCTCTCCCGCCGCGGCACCCGGCGTCCTCCTTACCTCGCCCCAACCAGCCCCTCCTGACGCGGAAGGCGCCGGCCGGGCGTCGGGCCGCACCGCCCCCGTCGCCGCCGCGCCCACCGGCCGCTCCGCCCCTTCTCCTCGGCTCGCGCCCACGGGGCAGCCGGCGGGGCCCCccagggggcggggcggggcgcgcATGCGCGGCGCGCGCAGCACCGGAAACTTAGCCGAAGTTCGgagccccgccccccgccccgccGCCCCGCGACCTGCCGCCCCTCAGGACCGACGAGTCGGCACGGCTGTCTCGAGCGCCATGTCGGGTTCCTCTAGCGTCGCCGCCATGAAGAAGGTGGTTCAGCAGCTCCGGCTGGAGGCTGGGCTCAACCGCGTGAAGGTGGGCGAGCGTGGGTGGATGGGCGTGCACGCCCGAGCGTGGGCGGGCGGGCGTGGGCCCCTGTGGGGAAGCGCGGGCGGACACGCGGCGACTCGCGCTCGGTAGGCCCTGGGCTGCGGCTGGGGGCAGAGCCCGCCCGCCCTCCTTCCGCCGAGTCTGCCCTCGCGGGGCTCGGCCCCTCACTTTCGAGTCCCACTTCTCACCCCGATCTTCACCAAACTCACGGCCCCTGCTCGGCCTTTGGACACTTCCGAGGCTGCTCGGTGGCTTCGGACTACGGCTTAGCGAGCCAGTCTGTTTGCGGAACGTCCCGGAGCCTCAGGACACCACCCTCGCCCAGTCCAGCCTGGAACAAAGAGGTGTCCCGAGTCGGCTGGCACGGTTTGCTCGGTTCTGACCTTGTTGGGCTCTGTACTCACACGCCCGAGCAACTGATTAGCGCCGGCCTGCACTGGTCTAACTTTGACGCCTGTTAGGATTGCTTTGTCCTGGACTGTTGACTTTTGGGGAAAGGCTTTCTGTCCGTGTTGATAGACAGCCAGGCATTCAAACGCTGTTGTGAGgactgtttcttattttttaaatcctaAACAGATTGGCCTCTTTCTCATGCAATAGGTCGGGTTACACGTGAAATACTTCCCATGAGTATAAAAAGAAACGAGAATATAAATCTCCCTACTAGAAGCTGCCAGTTCCAAAGGTGATTTGATTTTATATTAGGCAGGCTAGTCTTAATTTCCACCGTGCTTTGTGGAGAGAACTTGTACGTAGATTCCCCAAGTAGAAATGTCAGAGACTGCTTAACTTCCTTGTGGTAACCTTAGGTCAGGGAGACGCCCATCTGTCTTGGTTTGGACACCATTTCCCTAATCAAATTCACACCTCATCCAAATGACTTACTCAGAACTATCTGTTCGCCAGATAGAACTCTGAAATTTGAAGCAATCTATTGATTATCATCGTGCACATATATTAACTATCCTAAAGTAGGCCCGGAAGGAGAAATAGTgggttggggaggaaaagaaagccaggtgAATGCAGTAATTACAGCGGTGACCTTTAGCCCTAGTGGCCAAAGAAATGAGCTCACAGACTGAAGAGCTTCCTTTTCCTTGAAAAGCCTAGCTGCTCTGGGGCTACCTCCTAGCGTGATCTTGCCTTGTGCATCTTAATTCTCCCGAAGGCTTCTGAGTGGGATCCTTTAAACCAGCACAAATATTTTTGGAGTTCTCATGGCAAAGCACATCTCACTCAGGGATTGTAAATGAGTTTTCCTCGGTTCCTAAACTAGATTAGGTGCCATTTAACATCATCCACGCTATGCCTATGCTGGGTACTTTTGCGCGTGGCATTTTAAAGCTACCATGAACTTACTATTGTATTTGTTTAGCTGGTAAATTACAAACGCTTCACCAAACTCGGGTAGGACAGGGTATCTGGAATCCTGACTAATAGTTTACAGTGTCAGCCTCCTGGATGGTAACTGTTACTCTGTCTTGGGCACTAGCAGCGTTTCCATTTTGACTCTCAAGGTTCCTGTTTAGAGTGCTGCTTTTTCACTGTTGCTACTGAGCTAGGTTTGTTAGCATTGGCATCCCAGCTAAAATGTCAGCTCAGAGCCACCTTCCTGTCAGTCATCTCAGCACGCTTTACTGCACTGTTAGTCTCATGCCAAGAAGTATATTCCACACATAATGGTACTTAAAACATTGTGGGAAAGGAATGGACAGGCAGCACTTAGGCTTTTCTGATGGATGCGAACAAAGCCAAATGGCGTAACACTGTGAACACTGGTACTTTACCCATCATACAGTAGCCACTTTTAAGGGGCAAAGCAGGGCATTGCTGTTTGTATAAGCATTTAAAAACTTCAGGAACCTTTTATATTCAGAGACGAACATGGGACTTACTGTCCTGAATTGCTGTATAAGCCAAACACATGTAGATTCAAATTGAGTTTAAACTTACCCCAGGATAAGTTTACAACATAGCTGTTATCTGAGGGGCTTTTGATTGAGAGTTGtctattaattaactcttacggACACATCAGGGTAACAGACATTTGTTGTCACTACCCTAGAAATAGCTGAGATTGAGGATAAAGTAAATAAGGGAATTAGATGGTTTTGTGCATTCCTAGTCATGCATGGCCTATATAGCATTGCTTGTTGTGTTGGTATCTGTATTCAGTCAGCTAgttggagatagggtttcaccaagtagccaggctggcttcaaactcaattGTTATAGTTATAAAACCTGACACAGACAACCTTGTGCCCTGTTTCATGTGACTTGAAAAACTAAGTGTACGTTAGTTTAAcagctttaatttaaaaaggaaattggccgggcagtggtggcgcacgcctttaatcccagcactcgggaggcagaggcaggcggatctctgagttcgaggccagcctggtctacaagagctagttccaggacaggctctagaaactacagggaaaccctgtctcgaaaaacaaaacaaaacaaaataaaataaaaaaataaaaaggaaattgcgTACACATGGGTGCATTTGGGGAGATAGGTAACAGACCCACCTTATAAAGATTCTTCTTTCCTgcaacttttatgtgggttctggaaatcaaacaaaCTCAGGCCCAGTTGGACAACCTTGCTGAGTAGCCTGTCTTTAAGAAACACTTTTTTGCTCAAATGTGATTTGGCAGTgttattacatgtatatgtgcaatCCAAATAGAATTTCAGTGTTGTTTTTTGATGTTCTATATTTCCTAAGCAGAATATATGCATATGGGTAAATGCTTGAATGAATGCATGTCTTTCTTAAATGCAAGATAGTATATGGATGACTATAAATTTGAAGAATATAATGAAGTGTTTGGTTGTCCGAGTTCTGTGTTAGTTACCTCGGGTTCATTCATCGGCATTTCCAATTTGCTTTCAAGATAGTTTCCCTATAATGTTCAGTTTTTTGTTGAACTACTAATACTACATACTActtttaacaaaaaacaaaaacaagctatTGGGCTGGGGACTCAGTTGTTAGTGTTTGCCTATGACTACAGAAAGTCCTGAATTGGATCCCAGCATTGCATAAACCAGGCTTGATgaggcaggcctttaatcccagcactcaggtggtagaGGCAAGAGGCTCAAACGTTCAAGGCTGTTTGCTACAtaaaaagtttgaggccagcctgggttacaaaagaCAACAAATCCTATGCTCCCCAAACCAAGGTGTTAGGGCTTGTTCAACAGCCTGTCATATAAAATCAAGACATGCTGAGCTTCAGAGAAGTGGGATTATACTTTATGTTGAATCATTTGATGCTTACAGTAAGTAGAAAAAATATCACAAACCAGTTTCATTTACTGTTTTAAGAATAAGCCAGTATAGAACTGTTAGCTGTCGATTTTGAAGGGCTGTTTGTTTTCAGACGTATAAAGACATTAAAACCTTACCAACAGACATTTCTCCACTCATTGTTATTTATAGGTTTCCCAGGCAGCTGCAGACTTGAAACAGTTCTGTCTGCAGAATGCTCAACATGACCCTCTGCTGACCGGAGTGTCTTCCAGTACAAATCCCTTCAGACCCCAGAAAGTCTGCTCCTTTTTGTAGTCAGCTATCTTGAGGTGAGTTTTCTTCATTTGTGCCCTTTCCACATAAAGGAAGAACCATCTAGGTCTTTATCTGTAACACTGACAGCATTTTTGTTTCCCAAGTTTTGGTTTTGAAGGTCAGTGAAAACTTACTAGTAGTCATGAAGACTAAtggtttctatttttatcataaagggcTATGTAATAAGTCGTAAAAAGGTATGGGAGACTCAGAAAACTCCACTGCTGTCACaggcatgtgtttgtatgtactgGCCCTAAAAGCATGTATATGTGAAGCTCCTAAAATACTAGTTTGCTTATTTACCTGTCAAATTGAAGTCTTAACAAGATTTACAGTACTTACAGGAATGACTGGTGCTCTGGTGGATTTGGAGAAACTGTGGAAGAGAGCCAGGGTGGTTGGGTATGAATAAGCAAACAGGGCAGAGGTATAGGGAATaggttttaactttattttcatttgttgagCAAAGATAAAACACGAGAGGTTTGCACGTGGGTTGGCAGTGAACTGGATTTGAGGATTAAGACAATAAATCGCTTGCTATTTAGTATATCTGTCAAGAGTTTATATTCATGTCCTAGATCAAATACCATGTGTGAAAAAAACCTGTTGTTCCAAAGATATGGCCAAAACGGCTTTggctaatttaaaattaattaaaggaTACTTTCATTTGTAATCTTCGATACATTAGTTAGTAGTATTGAATTGGGAAGCAAACTTagactgtgtttttaaaaccaCTTTGTGTGTAGTACACACCCTTACACTAATATTCTGACTCAAAAAGTCCAGGAAGCTGCTGCCTAAAATACCTTGTTACATAGGCTTTGTAGATCTGGGGGTGTTCAGGAAGTGTAAGTACTGTTCCAGTAAATCTAGTGATTGGTTACGATGACTAAGCTTTTTGAAACACCAAGGAGAAGGGAATAGAGCTGCTTTTGGGTAACAGGTTCTCCATGAGGGATCCTGTTAACATGAGTCCAGCTCATGTCTTCACATTTAACAGTGTTAGCATTTTCTGATTCAGTGGGGATCTATAGGAGtttcatatttttatgatttattagaGATTCCTTTTTAGACTCAACTCCTgtatatttactaatttattttcatCTAATAAAAAGTGTTAAGTCTGAAGTCCTGTTAATAGCCTTTTTGTTTGAGTCCTCACTTGAGTGTTTaaatcacttttatttataaatgaccTGGATAAGAACccagatttcaaaataaaattaaggctGTTAATTCcagcaataaaagaaaactttggaTATTATGATTTGAAACAATTTAGGGTAAGGAAAGGATATTTAGATAAAAAGCACTGCTTCTTAAAACCGTGAGTAAATTTACAGATTGTCTTCCTAAAGTGCATATTGTAACCCAGTGGATCTACGGGAAGGTTCTAAAACCTGCATTTCTTTTGCAACCTGTGTTATTGGCCTAGTAAAATCACCGGAGTCTATACgcaggttttaaaaataaaaccagcttAAGTAATTTAGCAACAGAGAATGCCAAGAGGAAACGACCATTAGAAATCCTCTTAAGAGAATTTTTATATCAGAAAATTTTCACAGGGCTTTCAACAGCTGGGCCATAACACATCATTTATGTCACTTATTGTCAGCTTCCAGGTTTGAGGCCATGGCCAAGACTGATGTTTTGGTGGCTGTCTGTGAACTTTAGAGGTAAAACTACCAAACAGTGacttggaaattttaataaaatttgattaTCACTGCCCATCTTTGGTCTTCCACTCAGTGCAtgggtgtagtgtgaagcggcggggctgcgtcccgccacctggccgccggctagctttacacccgaaataattacacggaaactgtattcttttaaaacactgcctggcccatagtttcagcctcttattggttaattctcacatcttcctttaacccatatttagtaatctgggtagcaccacgaggtgtggcttaccaggagagatcttaacctgcgtccatctcggagaggagcagcatggagactccctatggagactgcctgaagcgtctcccaaactctacttccttgttcccacaattctgttctgtctactccacccacctaattttctgtctcttgaagggccaaggcagttttctttattaattaaccaatgaaagaaacatagacagataactctcctccatcacatgggtgctttattttactttttttcttctttggtgtgTGCTGAATTTGCTATTAAGtgaagttaaatgttttcttctgtttttccccaGAGGTTTTGTGGCTCTTCAGTTTTATGAAgtattcaaatttttaattttctacaccctatttttaaaaataggttttacTTTCTATAGTAACTTATTGTGAAGTTGTTATACCTGTTtttcttatgtatatatatatatatatgtatatatatatacatatataaacttaactgtattttatagttttaagaTAAGACTGTTTTTAAGTATATAACTGTTGCTTCAGTTTTGAGATCTGTGTTTATCCTGTATGAATTCTTGAGTCATTTAAGCTGCTGAGTAGTATTTTGTTACATATGTAGATTGTCTATTCATTCCTCTCAAGGGCTGCATTAAGGTTGTTGCTGTTAACAGTCGCATGTTCAGTGTCCTTGCATGTTTTCTGTATATTGTGATAACTGCATCTTAGTAATCATTTTTCAATGGATCCTAAGATTTTCCTTATTGAATGTTTTTATGTTTACctttttattatgataaaatatatttcagtagTAATCTTAGTGGTGTGATTTGTATGACGCCATAAGACAGGATGATATATATTGTGCCAGTTGTGAGAACTAAGGAAAAGTTGGATTTTAGTGTCTTTGTAGattgcattttcaaaagtaaGAAAAGCAGGCTTAGGCTCAATTTCATTAGAAAACCCTTTATAAACTCGTATTCAAATGAGCCACCTAGAAACAGGGTTGACTTACGGTGGGTGTGGACCAGCCAGCCACAGTAAGCTGAAAATACATCAAGGGTTGTTGGTAGTTGAGGGGTCCTGGGGTGGACTAGAGATGTCGCCGCAGTGCTGCTGCTGCACAGCGGCTCAGAAGAACAGCGTTACCAAATATGCCCCATAGCCTAGGAAAAGTGCAAGACTCAGAGTATCGGCATGTGCTGCTTTTACACCATTGTGAGGTGGAAAAACATCATCTCTGTTATTACTCAGGAAAACAGGCAGAGCATAAaccattttcaaaaatgaaaacaactgtCCTTGCCCAAGTATTACtgataaaaatgtcttttaaaagttattgacACTTTATCTTTGCTTTCTCCATCAGGTTTCTTAAACGACTTTTCATGACCCAGT
The genomic region above belongs to Arvicola amphibius chromosome 14, mArvAmp1.2, whole genome shotgun sequence and contains:
- the Gng5 gene encoding guanine nucleotide-binding protein G(I)/G(S)/G(O) subunit gamma-5, whose product is MSGSSSVAAMKKVVQQLRLEAGLNRVKVSQAAADLKQFCLQNAQHDPLLTGVSSSTNPFRPQKVCSFL